A region of Rhodospirillales bacterium DNA encodes the following proteins:
- a CDS encoding sterol desaturase family protein, which produces MQTPIGRSLSAPAASRRLGSGWLSGTVALFLGLVSLGAVLCVRYPALLTMPELRELYPLASIRAAMHVVMIVAFALGLVNIMLGRHAALGGAAMACVLAAVLLGGWKVEPVGELTSGVYLGLDWFLLNLIAFSVVWIPIERLWGRLTDQAVFREEWKVDLFYFFLSGLAIQFLAYVTLKPAMTLFENTDWRLLHEWVESQWLPLQFLEIMIVTDLVQYGVHYAFHRVPFLWRFHAVHHCAANMDWLAGSRLHLLDMLTVRATTAIPMIMLGFADTAVYAYLSWVTFQATLAHANVRWNFGPLKYVLTTPQFHHWHHAADQEGIDKNFAIHLPMIDKVFGTFYLPEGKWPTAYGIAPDPVPKGFFKQFLYPFFPRALERK; this is translated from the coding sequence GCTCGGCGCGGTCCTGTGCGTGCGCTATCCCGCGCTGCTGACGATGCCGGAGCTGCGCGAGCTCTATCCGCTGGCCTCGATCCGGGCGGCGATGCACGTCGTGATGATCGTGGCCTTCGCGCTCGGGCTGGTGAACATCATGCTGGGCCGGCACGCCGCGCTGGGCGGCGCGGCCATGGCCTGCGTGCTGGCGGCGGTCCTGCTCGGCGGCTGGAAGGTCGAGCCGGTCGGCGAGCTGACCAGCGGCGTCTACCTCGGCCTCGACTGGTTCCTGCTCAACCTGATCGCCTTCTCCGTCGTCTGGATACCGATCGAGCGGCTATGGGGGCGGCTCACCGACCAGGCGGTGTTCCGCGAGGAATGGAAGGTCGATCTGTTCTATTTCTTCCTCAGCGGCCTGGCGATCCAGTTCCTCGCCTACGTCACGCTGAAGCCGGCGATGACCCTGTTCGAGAACACCGACTGGCGGCTGCTGCACGAATGGGTCGAGTCGCAGTGGCTGCCGCTGCAGTTCCTCGAGATCATGATCGTCACCGACCTGGTGCAGTACGGCGTGCACTACGCCTTCCACCGCGTGCCGTTCCTGTGGCGGTTCCACGCCGTGCACCACTGCGCGGCGAACATGGACTGGCTGGCGGGTTCGCGCCTGCACCTGCTCGACATGCTGACGGTGCGCGCGACCACCGCCATACCCATGATCATGCTGGGCTTCGCCGACACCGCGGTCTACGCCTACCTGAGCTGGGTGACGTTCCAGGCGACCCTGGCGCACGCCAACGTGCGGTGGAATTTCGGGCCGTTGAAATACGTGCTGACCACGCCGCAGTTCCACCACTGGCACCACGCCGCCGACCAGGAAGGCATCGACAAGAACTTCGCCATCCACCTGCCGATGATCGACAAGGTGTTCGGCACGTTCTACCTGCCGGAGGGCAAGTGGCCGACCGCCTACGGCATCGCGCCCGATCCTGTGCCCAAGGGCTTCTTCAAGCAGTTCCTCTACCCGTTCTTCCCGCGCGCGCTGGAACGGAAATAG
- a CDS encoding CoA transferase — translation MPGALDGIKIVDLTAVLLGPFATQHLADMGADVVKIEPPEGDLLRNSGKGPSPKMGPIYIAAGRNKRSVCLDLKKPEAVAVVKRMVETADIFIHNSRPQAIERLGLGYDDLRKVKPDLIYAYSLGYKRSGPYGHKPAFDDLVQGASGAASLQSRVDGGPPRFMPSLVADKTTGLHLAIAVLGALVHRQKTGEGQMVEVPMFETLVSFWLTDHLFGRTFDPPTGTMGYDRIINKFRLPFPTKDGYICALPYTDKHWERFFELAERPDLAADPRFKDGPTRAQHYNELYQVLAELLKPRATAEWLRLFDEADIPAMPANTLEEVLEDEHLKATGFFTRREHPTEGPITTVGSPLDFSKTPTSFRRHAPRIGADGPDVLREYGYAQGEIDALMACQALQIPKFG, via the coding sequence ATGCCCGGCGCGTTGGATGGGATCAAGATCGTCGATCTGACGGCGGTGCTGCTGGGGCCGTTCGCCACGCAGCATCTCGCCGACATGGGCGCCGACGTGGTCAAGATCGAGCCGCCGGAGGGCGATCTGCTGCGCAACTCCGGCAAGGGCCCGTCGCCCAAGATGGGGCCGATCTACATCGCCGCCGGTCGCAACAAGCGCTCGGTGTGCCTCGATCTGAAAAAGCCGGAGGCCGTCGCGGTCGTGAAGCGGATGGTCGAGACCGCCGACATCTTCATCCACAACAGCCGGCCGCAGGCGATCGAGCGGCTCGGGCTGGGCTACGACGATCTGCGCAAGGTCAAGCCCGACCTGATCTACGCCTATTCGCTGGGCTACAAGCGCTCCGGCCCGTACGGCCACAAGCCGGCGTTCGACGATCTGGTGCAGGGCGCCAGCGGCGCCGCCTCGCTGCAGTCGCGGGTCGACGGCGGCCCGCCGCGCTTCATGCCCAGCCTGGTGGCCGACAAGACCACCGGCCTGCATCTCGCCATCGCGGTGCTGGGCGCGCTGGTGCACCGCCAGAAGACCGGCGAGGGCCAGATGGTCGAGGTGCCGATGTTCGAGACGCTGGTCTCGTTCTGGCTGACCGACCACCTGTTCGGCCGCACCTTCGATCCGCCGACCGGCACGATGGGCTACGACCGCATCATCAACAAGTTCCGCCTGCCGTTCCCCACGAAGGACGGCTACATCTGCGCGCTGCCCTACACCGACAAGCACTGGGAGCGCTTCTTCGAGCTGGCGGAGCGGCCCGATCTCGCGGCCGACCCGCGCTTCAAGGACGGACCCACCCGCGCGCAGCACTACAACGAGCTCTACCAGGTGCTGGCCGAGCTGCTGAAGCCGCGGGCCACGGCGGAGTGGCTGCGCCTGTTCGACGAGGCCGACATTCCCGCCATGCCGGCCAACACGCTGGAGGAGGTGCTGGAGGACGAGCACCTCAAGGCGACGGGTTTCTTCACCCGGCGGGAGCATCCCACCGAGGGGCCGATCACGACGGTGGGCAGCCCGCTCGATTTCTCGAAAACCCCGACCTCGTTCCGCCGGCACGCGCCGCGGATCGGCGCCGACGGTCCCGACGTGCTGCGCGAATACGGCTACGCGCAGGGCGAGATCGACGCGCTGATGGCCTGCCAGGCGCTGCAGATCCCGAAGTTCGGGTGA